One window of Abyssibacter profundi genomic DNA carries:
- a CDS encoding helix-turn-helix domain-containing protein, giving the protein MADDDGNLSLPSQEEQEQAKQLQRRLAEMVETDQCHVRLQANGGDEALELPVYVVRMLNRIFAEMAEGNAVTLVPVHAELTTSQAADLLNVSRPYLIKLLESGDIAYIKVGSHRRVRAEDVLRYRETQLTKRREALAELTAEAQRLGLGY; this is encoded by the coding sequence ATGGCAGACGATGACGGCAATCTGTCTCTTCCCTCCCAAGAAGAGCAAGAGCAAGCGAAACAACTGCAACGCCGGCTTGCCGAGATGGTCGAGACCGATCAGTGCCACGTGCGGTTGCAAGCCAACGGCGGTGATGAAGCGCTCGAACTGCCGGTGTATGTCGTGCGCATGCTCAACCGCATCTTCGCCGAAATGGCTGAAGGCAATGCAGTCACGCTGGTGCCCGTACACGCGGAGCTGACCACCTCACAGGCAGCCGACCTGCTGAACGTATCCCGCCCGTATCTGATCAAATTGCTGGAGTCGGGCGACATTGCTTACATCAAGGTGGGTAGCCATCGGCGCGTGCGCGCCGAGGACGTCCTGCGCTATCGCGAGACGCAGTTGACCAAACGCCGGGAGGCGTTGGCTGAACTCACCGCGGAGGCACAACGCCTGGGCCTGGGGTACTGA
- a CDS encoding PIN domain-containing protein, producing the protein MNRFRVVFDACVLYPAAVRDLLMELAVAGLYKSHWSDEIHDEWIRSVLDNRPDLTAERLANTRRHMDAYSQDALVDGYQYLIPTIELPDADDRHVVAAALHCRADAIITFNLKDFPREVMDALGLEAIHPDDFVTYQFDLDAPRTCESAKRVRSRLANPPYSPEEYVSHLRKSGLPRTADRYADWLALL; encoded by the coding sequence ATGAACCGCTTCCGGGTCGTGTTCGACGCATGTGTGCTCTATCCGGCCGCGGTTCGTGATCTGTTGATGGAACTTGCGGTCGCCGGCTTGTACAAGTCGCACTGGTCGGACGAAATCCATGACGAATGGATTCGGAGCGTGCTCGACAACCGCCCGGATCTGACAGCGGAGCGTCTTGCCAACACGCGCCGACACATGGACGCCTACTCCCAGGACGCGCTGGTCGACGGTTATCAGTATCTGATTCCAACCATCGAGCTGCCGGACGCGGATGACCGCCACGTGGTGGCCGCTGCGCTTCATTGCCGGGCTGATGCAATTATCACGTTCAACCTGAAGGATTTCCCGCGCGAGGTCATGGATGCGCTCGGTCTGGAGGCGATTCATCCCGACGACTTCGTCACGTATCAGTTTGATCTGGATGCACCGCGCACCTGTGAATCGGCCAAGCGCGTTCGCTCGCGTTTGGCCAACCCGCCGTATTCCCCGGAGGAGTATGTGTCGCACCTGCGCAAGTCGGGCCTGCCGCGTACCGCGGATCGATACGCTGACTGGCTGGCATTGCTGTAG
- a CDS encoding DEAD/DEAH box helicase, which yields MAQFFPARTSCLHRMTSGERRLAERLEKKLEDDYLCWYDVPVGPKALRPDFIVLHPLRGWLVLEVKDWKLDTIATIDKSEARIVVHGGIKKVKNPMLQASVYALETAKVLEQDPRLVREGGSAYQGKLIMPFAWGVVLSNITRQQFESTDLGEVLQPVRVICKDEMTESVDDEAFQERLWGMFHHVFPCQLTLPQIDRVRWHLFPEVRVNPQLGQFGLPLETTPESVPDLVKVMDLQQEQLARSLGAGHRVIHGAAGSGKTMILGYRAAYLSQLSSKPVLVLCYNKALAARLQQVMGERGLSEQVVVRHFHGWCGDMLRAFHVPKPANKGNAGQYVAALVETTMAGVERGQIPRAQYSAVLIDEGHDFEPDWFRLVVQMIDPDTDSLLVLYDDAQSIYHRKKRELDFSFASVGIQARGRTTILKVNYRNTAEVLSVAKLFASELLSETTGDDDGVPTIAPETAGRSGPFPELIRCEGHWQQMDCVVQRIVDANGQGRDYDDIAVIYRSGKQASALERALKGAGVPVTSTASRSGKTGLYADGQTVKLVSMHSSKGLEFGLVIIPDLCQMPKKGESESDEARLLYVAMTRAMEHLVMTCRDESAFTQRVADSIQAVARRSQAEATGSGQAA from the coding sequence ATGGCGCAGTTCTTCCCCGCCCGCACCAGCTGCCTGCACCGGATGACCTCCGGCGAGAGGCGCTTGGCCGAGCGGCTGGAGAAGAAGCTGGAGGACGATTACCTGTGCTGGTACGACGTGCCGGTCGGCCCCAAGGCCTTGCGGCCGGACTTTATCGTGCTGCATCCGCTGCGTGGCTGGCTGGTGCTGGAGGTCAAGGACTGGAAGCTGGACACCATCGCGACCATCGACAAGAGCGAGGCGCGGATTGTCGTCCACGGCGGCATCAAGAAGGTGAAGAACCCGATGCTCCAGGCCAGCGTGTATGCGCTGGAGACGGCCAAGGTGCTGGAGCAGGACCCGCGGCTGGTGCGTGAAGGCGGCTCGGCGTATCAGGGCAAGCTGATCATGCCGTTTGCCTGGGGTGTGGTGTTATCAAACATCACGCGGCAGCAGTTCGAGTCCACCGACCTGGGCGAGGTGCTGCAGCCGGTGCGTGTGATCTGCAAGGACGAGATGACCGAGTCGGTGGACGACGAGGCGTTTCAGGAACGGCTATGGGGCATGTTCCACCATGTGTTCCCGTGCCAGCTCACCTTGCCGCAGATCGACCGGGTGCGCTGGCATTTGTTTCCCGAGGTGCGGGTCAACCCGCAACTGGGGCAGTTCGGTTTGCCGCTGGAGACCACGCCCGAGTCCGTACCCGATTTGGTCAAGGTCATGGACTTGCAGCAGGAGCAACTGGCGCGCTCGCTGGGGGCGGGCCACCGCGTGATTCATGGCGCGGCGGGTTCGGGCAAGACCATGATCCTGGGCTACCGGGCGGCGTATCTGTCGCAGCTGTCCAGCAAGCCGGTGCTGGTGCTCTGCTACAACAAGGCGCTGGCCGCGCGCTTGCAGCAGGTGATGGGCGAGCGCGGCCTGAGCGAGCAAGTCGTCGTGCGGCACTTCCACGGCTGGTGCGGCGATATGCTCCGGGCGTTTCATGTGCCCAAACCCGCCAACAAGGGCAATGCGGGCCAGTACGTGGCGGCGCTGGTCGAGACCACCATGGCAGGTGTCGAGCGCGGACAGATTCCCCGCGCCCAGTACAGCGCCGTGCTGATCGACGAGGGCCACGACTTCGAGCCGGATTGGTTCCGGCTGGTCGTGCAGATGATCGACCCCGATACCGACTCACTGCTCGTGCTCTACGACGATGCCCAGTCGATCTACCACCGCAAGAAGCGCGAGCTGGACTTCAGCTTTGCCAGCGTGGGCATTCAGGCGCGGGGGCGCACGACGATCCTGAAGGTGAACTACCGCAACACCGCCGAGGTGTTGTCGGTGGCCAAGCTGTTCGCCAGCGAATTGCTGTCCGAGACCACCGGTGATGACGACGGGGTGCCGACGATTGCGCCGGAGACGGCGGGCCGCAGCGGGCCCTTCCCGGAATTGATCCGCTGCGAGGGACACTGGCAGCAGATGGATTGCGTGGTCCAGCGGATTGTCGACGCCAATGGGCAGGGGCGGGACTACGACGATATTGCGGTGATCTACCGCTCCGGCAAGCAAGCCAGTGCGCTGGAGCGCGCGCTGAAGGGCGCCGGTGTGCCGGTCACATCCACGGCCAGCCGATCCGGCAAGACCGGCCTGTACGCCGACGGGCAGACGGTCAAGCTGGTGAGCATGCACTCCAGCAAGGGGCTGGAGTTCGGGCTCGTGATCATCCCGGACCTGTGCCAGATGCCGAAGAAGGGCGAGTCAGAATCCGATGAGGCGCGGTTGCTGTACGTGGCCATGACCCGCGCCATGGAGCACCTGGTGATGACCTGCCGTGACGAATCGGCATTCACGCAGCGGGTCGCGGACTCCATTCAGGCAGTTGCTCGGCGCAGCCAGGCTGAGGCGACTGGCAGTGGACAAGCGGCCTAG
- a CDS encoding DEAD/DEAH box helicase, translating to MSPAPVHKPKRSWIQRILGQSRKEDARFALELTGEGAEFAAPHANASSDLLSYQRALLEQMEEEGLAEAIPAGYFVAAPELSRLGDDEARLLALPVPLEGKLELSVTGRTTQHAFQVKGQLCLPDGDRLPLPPPYGVVIHIPGLGDRLLRGPWYDAARALDDHARLESAQRTEPRNLALVASLQSAERNGLPIDLRHFRELEVVVPDKPSVAVTKMRDGSLRVSPNFGEGIAVDDVDLRLGQLEGEDGNSLRVRDKIVLLDGERRAAVKEVMQRHHIPAAEAKQFLETPSAFLDPGLIDLETGFAVRVEGVTVFQHIPSAEFGGSGTDWFEAAANACSPEVIVNLISSFEELSEFECNLQEARQSGAAYARCREQSIDISEPEAVDQALDKVRDRLVSEPSGAGGDKPKKERATFELKEALEGVDGKPADTAGPIDIDYSAYKRTPFTHQREGIEWMLRLSAASLRPETREQGPQGGLLADDMGLGKTYMAIVAVDQYLQRMREVGETEKPVLVVAPLSLLQNWADEVEKTVAQSPFDDVVILQADRDLNRFRLEGQARETHQDLEDGQLLDESSVRYALRVGKTYPDSVRLDRPRRLVLTSYDTLRNYQFSLGRIDWSWVIFDEAQNVKNPNTLQTRAAAALRAQFKLLATGTPVENRLSEFWCIMDIAQPGLLGTWSEFKDSYVSPAESDPVGVGRQLHSDVGRFMLRRVKEDVLDGLPPKTILRGARMPTDDEDASFRQFLRAPMTDVQIRHYDQALSDLHALKEANQGNAGALKALHRLRQVSLHPALLDKATDTQSPQQWAAESGKVMAIRPILEQIRAANEKVLIFAIYKTLQRHLKVWLEAEFGVPVSIVNGETKTRASGHSPSRLQIIDRFQQTPGFAILIMSPVAAGVGLTVTEANHVIHLERHWNPAKEAQATDRVYRIGQQRPVQVYLPASAHPQFTSFDDKLDQLLKSKESIKDAVISPALDESAVLSTL from the coding sequence ATGAGTCCGGCTCCCGTGCACAAACCAAAGCGATCCTGGATTCAACGCATTCTTGGGCAGAGTCGCAAAGAGGATGCTCGGTTCGCGCTGGAGCTTACGGGTGAGGGCGCAGAGTTCGCGGCTCCGCATGCCAACGCCAGCTCTGACCTGCTCTCCTACCAGCGGGCGCTTTTGGAGCAGATGGAGGAAGAAGGCCTCGCCGAAGCCATCCCCGCGGGGTATTTCGTCGCGGCCCCTGAGCTCTCGAGGTTGGGCGATGATGAGGCGCGCTTGCTGGCCCTGCCTGTGCCGCTTGAGGGCAAGCTTGAGTTATCGGTCACCGGCCGGACGACGCAGCATGCATTCCAGGTGAAGGGGCAGCTGTGTTTGCCTGACGGTGATCGTCTGCCATTGCCGCCGCCATACGGTGTCGTGATTCATATCCCCGGTCTGGGCGACCGGCTGCTGCGCGGTCCATGGTATGACGCGGCACGTGCGCTGGACGATCACGCCAGGCTTGAGTCCGCGCAGCGCACAGAGCCTCGTAATCTGGCGTTGGTTGCCAGTTTGCAGAGCGCGGAGCGCAATGGTTTGCCGATCGACCTTCGGCACTTCCGAGAACTGGAAGTCGTCGTACCCGACAAACCTAGTGTAGCCGTCACCAAGATGCGCGATGGTTCGCTGCGCGTGTCACCAAATTTCGGTGAAGGCATTGCAGTCGATGACGTCGATTTGCGGCTTGGCCAATTGGAAGGAGAGGACGGGAACAGCCTCCGGGTGCGCGACAAGATTGTCCTGCTCGATGGTGAGCGCCGGGCTGCGGTCAAGGAGGTCATGCAGCGGCACCACATCCCAGCAGCCGAGGCCAAACAGTTTCTGGAGACACCGAGCGCATTTCTCGATCCGGGCCTGATCGACCTAGAAACGGGTTTTGCCGTGCGGGTTGAGGGGGTCACCGTCTTCCAGCATATCCCGAGTGCCGAGTTTGGTGGCTCCGGGACGGATTGGTTCGAGGCCGCTGCCAACGCCTGCTCGCCGGAGGTCATTGTCAACTTGATCAGTTCCTTCGAGGAGCTCAGCGAGTTCGAGTGCAACCTGCAAGAGGCCCGGCAGTCTGGCGCAGCCTATGCTCGGTGTCGCGAGCAGTCCATCGATATCTCCGAGCCCGAGGCCGTTGATCAAGCGCTTGACAAAGTTCGAGATCGCCTGGTGAGCGAGCCTTCTGGTGCGGGTGGCGATAAGCCCAAGAAGGAGCGCGCGACCTTCGAGCTGAAGGAAGCCCTCGAAGGCGTTGATGGCAAGCCTGCTGATACGGCCGGCCCAATCGATATTGACTACAGCGCGTACAAGCGCACGCCGTTCACCCACCAGCGAGAGGGGATCGAATGGATGCTGCGCCTGTCGGCGGCTTCGCTCAGGCCGGAGACTCGAGAGCAGGGCCCGCAGGGCGGCTTGTTGGCCGATGACATGGGCCTCGGCAAAACGTATATGGCCATCGTGGCTGTCGATCAGTATCTACAACGCATGCGCGAGGTCGGAGAGACCGAAAAGCCCGTGCTGGTCGTAGCCCCGTTATCGCTGCTGCAAAACTGGGCGGACGAGGTTGAGAAAACGGTTGCCCAGTCGCCATTTGATGACGTCGTCATCCTTCAGGCTGATCGCGACCTGAATCGCTTCCGGCTCGAAGGCCAGGCGCGCGAGACGCACCAGGACCTGGAGGATGGCCAGCTGCTGGACGAAAGCAGCGTGCGTTACGCCTTGCGGGTCGGAAAGACCTACCCTGATTCGGTGCGGCTGGATCGTCCGCGCCGCCTGGTGCTCACCAGCTACGACACGTTGCGCAACTATCAATTTTCGCTGGGTCGGATCGACTGGAGTTGGGTGATTTTCGATGAGGCGCAGAACGTCAAGAACCCCAACACGCTCCAAACAAGGGCCGCGGCCGCGCTACGCGCCCAGTTCAAGTTACTGGCGACGGGCACGCCGGTTGAGAATCGCCTCAGCGAGTTCTGGTGCATCATGGATATTGCCCAGCCTGGCCTGCTAGGCACCTGGAGCGAGTTCAAAGACAGCTACGTCAGCCCGGCGGAGTCCGACCCGGTGGGTGTGGGACGACAGCTTCACAGTGATGTCGGCCGATTCATGCTGCGCCGTGTGAAGGAGGATGTGCTCGATGGCCTGCCGCCCAAGACCATCCTACGCGGGGCTCGCATGCCTACCGATGATGAAGATGCCTCATTTCGTCAGTTTCTTCGGGCACCGATGACCGATGTGCAAATTCGGCATTACGACCAGGCCCTGTCCGACCTCCACGCCCTCAAAGAGGCCAATCAGGGCAACGCCGGTGCCCTCAAGGCGCTGCATCGCCTGCGTCAGGTCTCGCTGCACCCGGCACTGCTGGACAAGGCCACCGACACGCAGTCGCCCCAGCAGTGGGCCGCTGAATCCGGCAAGGTCATGGCCATTCGGCCTATCTTGGAGCAGATTCGCGCGGCCAATGAGAAGGTGTTGATCTTTGCGATCTACAAGACGCTGCAGCGCCACCTCAAGGTTTGGTTAGAGGCTGAGTTTGGAGTGCCTGTCAGCATCGTCAATGGCGAGACCAAAACTCGGGCATCGGGTCACTCACCCAGCCGTTTGCAGATCATCGACCGTTTTCAGCAGACGCCGGGCTTTGCCATCCTCATCATGTCGCCGGTTGCGGCCGGCGTGGGGCTCACGGTGACTGAGGCCAACCATGTCATTCATCTCGAGCGGCATTGGAACCCGGCCAAGGAGGCCCAGGCCACCGACCGTGTGTACCGCATCGGCCAGCAGCGGCCCGTGCAGGTGTACCTACCGGCATCAGCGCACCCACAATTCACCAGCTTCGACGACAAGCTGGACCAACTGCTCAAGTCCAAGGAATCGATCAAGGACGCCGTGATCTCTCCGGCCCTGGATGAATCCGCGGTTCTGAGCACCCTGTAA
- a CDS encoding type I restriction-modification system subunit M: MITGDIKHQVDRIWDAFWSGGISNPLEVIEQMTYLLFIKRLDELHTLREKKATRLGRPIERPIFGPGEQRLRWSRFRELGDPQTLYNTIADEVFPFIKRLGGGEADSTYSAHMKDARFTIPTPALLAKVVDMLDAIPMDDRDTKGDLYEYMLGKIASAGQNGQFRTPRHIIKLMVEMMAPKPADTICDPACGTAGFLVAASEYLYDHHQAEIYASKQSTARFNRDTFHGFDFDSTMLRVGSMNMLLHGVENPAIENRDSLSEGHASVEGQFSLILANPPFAGSLDYESTAKDLQKVVKTKKTELLFLALFLRLLQPGGRAAVIVPDGVLFGSSKAHKTLRKALVEDHKLDGIVSMPSGVFKPYAGVSTAILLFTRTDSGGTDGVWFYDMQADGYSLDDKRTALDQTQHATNNLPDILQRWQHRDAEADRARTEQSFVVPKAEIADNDYDLSINRYKEVVYEEVQYDPPQQILAELKALEAEIMQGMEELEGMLS, translated from the coding sequence ATGATCACAGGCGATATCAAGCATCAGGTTGACCGCATCTGGGATGCCTTCTGGAGCGGCGGTATCAGCAACCCGCTGGAGGTCATTGAGCAGATGACCTATCTGTTGTTCATCAAGCGATTGGACGAACTGCACACCCTGCGAGAGAAAAAGGCCACCCGGCTCGGTCGGCCCATCGAGCGCCCGATCTTCGGGCCAGGTGAGCAGCGGCTGCGCTGGTCCCGCTTTCGCGAATTGGGAGACCCGCAAACGCTCTACAACACCATTGCCGATGAGGTGTTCCCCTTTATCAAGCGACTGGGCGGCGGGGAGGCGGATTCCACGTACTCCGCGCACATGAAGGATGCCCGCTTCACCATCCCGACGCCGGCGCTGCTGGCCAAGGTGGTGGACATGCTGGACGCCATCCCCATGGACGATCGCGACACCAAGGGCGATCTCTACGAATACATGCTGGGCAAGATCGCCAGCGCCGGCCAGAACGGCCAGTTCCGCACGCCGCGGCACATCATCAAGCTCATGGTCGAGATGATGGCGCCCAAGCCGGCGGACACCATCTGCGACCCGGCCTGCGGCACGGCCGGCTTCCTGGTGGCCGCCAGCGAGTACCTGTACGACCACCACCAGGCCGAGATCTACGCCAGCAAACAGTCCACGGCGCGCTTCAACCGCGACACCTTCCACGGCTTCGACTTCGACAGCACCATGCTGCGCGTCGGCTCCATGAACATGCTGCTGCATGGCGTGGAGAACCCGGCCATCGAGAATCGTGATTCGCTCAGCGAAGGCCACGCCAGCGTGGAAGGGCAGTTCAGCCTGATCCTCGCCAACCCGCCGTTCGCCGGGTCGCTGGATTACGAGAGCACGGCCAAGGACTTGCAGAAGGTCGTCAAGACCAAGAAGACCGAGCTGCTGTTCCTCGCGCTGTTCCTGCGCCTGCTGCAACCCGGTGGCCGCGCCGCCGTCATCGTGCCGGACGGCGTGTTGTTCGGCTCATCCAAGGCCCACAAAACCCTGCGCAAGGCTCTGGTCGAGGACCACAAGCTGGACGGCATCGTCTCCATGCCCTCCGGCGTGTTCAAGCCCTACGCCGGGGTGTCCACCGCCATCCTGCTGTTCACCCGGACCGACTCCGGCGGCACCGACGGCGTCTGGTTCTACGACATGCAGGCCGATGGTTACTCGCTGGACGACAAGCGCACGGCGCTGGATCAGACCCAGCACGCCACCAACAACCTGCCGGACATCTTGCAGCGCTGGCAGCACCGCGACGCCGAGGCCGACCGCGCCCGCACCGAGCAGAGCTTCGTCGTGCCCAAGGCCGAGATCGCCGATAACGACTACGACTTGTCGATCAACCGCTACAAGGAAGTCGTCTACGAGGAAGTGCAGTACGACCCGCCGCAGCAGATTCTGGCCGAGTTGAAGGCGTTGGAAGCCGAGATCATGCAGGGGATGGAGGAGTTGGAGGGGATGTTGTCTTGA
- a CDS encoding DEAD/DEAH box helicase family protein: MNSASNFQFLAAEFKPLHAHAIAAEALVHSDARACCMRIRHALEQAVHWLYEHDRDLRMPYDNQLNALLTHQQFERLVPDRIHQKMRLIQKFGNQAVHSNRFVHPGDALKLVRELFHVMFWLARTYTRASDPKAIDARFDDSRVPKLVSADEAAEQARALSKAELQAAEERFQAQIREQHEAIEQREAAIAESAATLEEREAQLAELNAELAAARAALAEAKAANIAVPDEHDYNEADTRRLLIDVLLREAGWVVGQTAGEEVPLEGMPNSQGEGFADYVLWGTDGKPLAVVEAKRTMKDPEVGQQQAKLYADCLQAMKGQRPLIFYTNGHQTWLWDDRRAPPRQVQGFYTRDELALAITRRDIVQPLRSLAINSDIVERPYQHRAIRSMSESFDSGKRAGLLTMATGTGKTRTAIALVDVLMRANLAKRVLFLADRVALVKQATNAFKTHLPDSSPVNLVTDKAGQGRVYLSTYPTMMGLIDQLDGERRAYGVGHFDVIIIDEAHRSVYQKYGAIFRYFDSLLVGLTATPRDEVDFDTYRLFGLETGVPTDAYSLDEAVDDGYLVPPRAQSVPIKFVREGIRYDELSDQEKEHWESLDWGDRDDDDVPDAVHAADINKKLYNEHTVDLMLQHLMEHGLRVDGGDTIGKTIIFAVNQRHANFIAERFDRNYPQYNGAFARVITHSVSYAQSLIDDFSDAAKLPQIAISVDMLDTGIDVPEVVNLVFFKAVRSKVKFLQMIGRGTRLCSDLFGPGQDKEAFLIFDFCGNFEYFNEHPEGAAASAAEPLGKRLFKRRLELLTALPARASDDAVVVRDEPGDYGGLRTLRAQLADDLQREVAAMNLQNFIVRPAGEFVLRYRERSAWEHIGDENFVDLRDHVAGLPSELPPDDMTAKLFDLTCLHLQLALVNETSEYPQYRDRIIGFAEALETKDTIPAVNAELSLIQDVQTDAFWKDVSLPMIETVRRKLRGLIQFIDRQAIHPVYTALQDEIGEATEVELLDATTGINLARYRRKVEAFIRDHEQHIAIERLKRNIALTPQDLNELERFVYESDVVGGRDQFVEAFGEDRSLAALIRSMVGLDRSAAMQAFSEYLDESRYSSTQIRFVQMIIEHLTRNGLMDPGQLYEPPFSGLHHDGVEGVFADAEVDALISCLQAVNQVAA; this comes from the coding sequence ATGAACTCAGCGTCAAACTTCCAGTTCCTGGCCGCCGAGTTCAAGCCACTACACGCCCACGCGATTGCGGCGGAGGCGCTGGTGCATTCCGACGCCCGGGCGTGCTGCATGCGCATCCGCCATGCACTGGAGCAGGCCGTGCACTGGCTCTACGAGCACGACCGTGACCTGCGGATGCCGTACGACAACCAGCTCAACGCGCTGCTAACCCATCAGCAGTTCGAGCGGCTGGTGCCAGATCGCATTCACCAGAAGATGCGGCTGATCCAGAAGTTCGGCAATCAGGCCGTGCATTCGAATCGCTTTGTGCATCCGGGTGACGCACTCAAGCTGGTGCGTGAGCTGTTTCACGTCATGTTCTGGCTGGCGCGGACTTATACACGCGCCAGCGATCCGAAGGCCATTGATGCGCGGTTCGACGATAGCCGTGTGCCCAAGCTGGTGTCCGCCGACGAGGCGGCTGAACAGGCACGGGCTCTGAGCAAGGCCGAGTTGCAAGCTGCCGAAGAACGGTTCCAGGCCCAGATTCGCGAGCAGCATGAGGCCATCGAGCAGCGGGAAGCGGCCATTGCCGAATCGGCCGCCACGCTGGAGGAACGCGAAGCACAACTGGCTGAGCTCAACGCGGAGTTGGCCGCGGCGCGCGCGGCGCTGGCCGAGGCCAAGGCCGCCAACATCGCCGTGCCGGACGAGCACGACTACAACGAGGCCGACACGCGTCGGTTGCTCATTGACGTGCTGCTACGCGAAGCCGGTTGGGTCGTCGGGCAGACGGCGGGCGAGGAGGTGCCGCTGGAGGGTATGCCGAACAGCCAGGGCGAGGGCTTTGCCGATTACGTGCTATGGGGAACCGACGGCAAGCCTCTGGCTGTCGTCGAAGCCAAACGCACGATGAAAGATCCTGAAGTCGGGCAGCAACAGGCCAAGCTGTACGCCGATTGCCTCCAAGCGATGAAGGGCCAGCGGCCGCTGATCTTCTACACCAACGGGCATCAGACTTGGCTGTGGGACGACCGGCGTGCGCCGCCGCGTCAGGTGCAGGGTTTCTACACCCGCGACGAGCTGGCCCTGGCCATCACGCGGCGCGACATCGTGCAACCGCTGCGATCGCTGGCCATCAACAGCGACATCGTCGAGCGTCCCTATCAGCACCGCGCAATCCGTTCCATGAGCGAGAGCTTCGACAGCGGCAAGCGGGCCGGATTGCTGACCATGGCCACCGGAACGGGCAAGACGCGCACGGCCATCGCCTTGGTCGATGTGCTGATGCGGGCCAACCTCGCCAAGCGGGTGTTGTTTCTGGCCGACCGCGTGGCGTTGGTCAAACAGGCCACCAATGCGTTCAAGACCCATTTGCCGGATTCCAGCCCGGTCAATCTGGTGACGGACAAGGCCGGGCAGGGCCGCGTCTACCTGTCCACCTACCCGACCATGATGGGGTTGATCGACCAGCTCGACGGTGAGCGGCGCGCCTACGGTGTCGGGCACTTCGACGTGATCATCATCGACGAGGCCCACCGCAGCGTCTACCAGAAGTACGGGGCCATCTTCCGCTACTTCGACAGCCTGCTGGTGGGACTGACCGCAACCCCGCGGGACGAGGTCGACTTCGACACTTACCGGCTGTTCGGCCTGGAAACCGGGGTGCCGACGGATGCCTACAGCCTGGATGAGGCCGTGGATGATGGGTATCTGGTGCCGCCCCGTGCGCAGTCGGTGCCCATCAAGTTCGTCCGGGAGGGGATTCGGTACGACGAGTTGTCAGACCAGGAAAAGGAGCACTGGGAATCGCTGGACTGGGGCGACCGTGACGACGATGACGTGCCCGATGCCGTCCACGCCGCCGACATCAACAAGAAGCTCTACAACGAGCACACCGTTGACTTGATGCTGCAGCACCTGATGGAGCACGGCCTGCGCGTGGACGGCGGTGACACCATCGGCAAGACCATCATCTTCGCCGTGAACCAGCGGCACGCAAACTTCATTGCGGAGCGGTTCGATCGCAACTACCCGCAGTACAACGGCGCATTCGCGCGCGTGATCACGCACTCCGTCAGCTACGCGCAAAGCCTGATCGACGACTTCAGCGATGCCGCCAAGCTGCCGCAGATCGCGATCAGCGTGGACATGCTGGACACCGGCATCGACGTACCCGAGGTCGTCAATCTGGTCTTCTTCAAGGCGGTGCGGTCAAAGGTGAAGTTTCTGCAGATGATCGGGCGGGGAACTCGGTTGTGCTCGGACTTGTTTGGCCCAGGGCAGGACAAGGAGGCGTTCCTGATCTTCGATTTCTGCGGAAACTTCGAATATTTCAATGAGCACCCCGAGGGCGCGGCAGCATCTGCCGCAGAGCCGCTCGGCAAGCGCTTGTTTAAGCGCCGCCTGGAGCTGCTGACCGCTTTGCCGGCGCGGGCATCAGATGACGCGGTTGTAGTTCGAGACGAGCCTGGCGACTACGGCGGGCTTCGTACTCTGCGGGCGCAGTTGGCGGATGATCTGCAGCGAGAGGTCGCGGCGATGAACCTGCAGAACTTCATCGTTCGCCCTGCGGGTGAATTCGTGTTGCGCTATCGGGAGCGGTCTGCGTGGGAGCACATCGGAGACGAGAATTTCGTTGATCTGCGAGACCATGTGGCCGGGTTGCCAAGTGAACTGCCTCCCGACGACATGACAGCCAAGCTCTTCGATCTGACCTGTCTGCATCTACAACTGGCGCTGGTAAACGAAACCTCAGAGTACCCACAGTACCGGGATCGGATCATCGGATTTGCAGAGGCCTTGGAGACCAAGGACACGATACCGGCGGTCAATGCTGAGCTGTCACTGATTCAGGACGTTCAGACCGATGCATTCTGGAAGGATGTCTCGCTGCCGATGATTGAAACTGTTCGCCGCAAGCTGCGCGGTCTAATCCAGTTCATCGACCGGCAAGCAATCCACCCCGTCTACACCGCTTTGCAGGATGAAATCGGGGAGGCCACTGAAGTCGAGTTGTTGGATGCGACGACAGGCATCAACCTCGCTCGATACCGCCGCAAGGTGGAAGCGTTTATCCGAGACCATGAGCAGCACATTGCGATCGAGCGGTTGAAACGGAACATTGCATTGACGCCGCAGGACCTGAATGAGTTGGAGCGCTTCGTCTACGAGTCCGATGTGGTCGGCGGGCGCGACCAGTTTGTTGAAGCATTTGGCGAAGATCGCTCGCTAGCCGCATTGATCCGGTCCATGGTTGGGCTTGATCGTAGCGCTGCGATGCAGGCGTTTTCGGAGTACTTGGATGAGTCCAGGTACAGCAGTACACAGATTCGCTTTGTACAGATGATCATCGAGCATCTGACCAGAAACGGGCTGATGGACCCTGGTCAGCTCTACGAGCCGCCGTTTAGTGGTTTGCACCACGACGGCGTTGAAGGAGTTTTTGCCGATGCCGAAGTGGACGCACTGATCAGCTGTTTGCAGGCCGTCAACCAAGTGGCTGCCTGA